From Pirellulales bacterium, the proteins below share one genomic window:
- a CDS encoding HEAT repeat domain-containing protein, whose translation MTWDAAMYEFVARGFAATLPLLVVSAAVVAASRQPVRRVRLIELTFLACLAAPWLGWLPVVPHWSAAAIARRLPAQTPVSPNVTTDHRNAARHSDREAPRDDAKRPSFSRARAPADDLRAAKQPLAGATRSPQPPVVAFDLRRWIVIAYLVGVSVMTAWWLFGMVGLLRLLRSAETAGERCRKEFDEVAGKAGPRVRLLVGSHIEQPFTFTWHRAVIVLPRELCDRDDPRPLRWALAHEWAHVRRHDSLGWSLAGLVRIVFFYQPLVWWLRGQLRLAQDYVADAQAAGQTPSPEDYAEFLTTWVAAHGGRPPAVGLGIGGRTSELYRRIVMLVERRRPLETHCPRRWRWAAVAGVLSIVTAAATHGEPPKPPAQKAPESPSAAASKTAKVAPKNQEPSPDASPPQPDADTRRLVEAVLARATAIKSGTLVFTERFDVPGGGASDPASPFATPAQTPEPIWQCSLSGESWAIRIPPKTQIVNHDGRYMDFEQDPDARGLRIDDGPRLTIEPATTWTKKQFDFPVSVGTIATAAARDFVRANADRVRASGAAKVDDVDTRILEWEVGPTDLRPFDFVNDMLKSGGTLRLYVADQLGAALPRIEYVDRFGTVQRYFSASDFREVADGILFPFHYNDSGVKFIDFEMVERVNQKPHDEFVIGPVPSGTHVHDTRPKSGDDVNANGERIVDLSRYPYRQFTTGAEYPNGLPTALLKELDRDVIAPAAEANQAIKPGDASEWNPPKNQLLYGGKRFTDWEQQLLNDLEPKRQVEAITALQAFGMKGYEHEALTAIARALKSDDWEVKECAFGALSKIGVVSVPVLLDSLKSPDPAMRVPAAKAIGEVGPAAESAIDALKQATSDKNRDVRSNAVRALVLVGGAKEELRTLFERLATSDDFSLRLSIVSALSEGSGLPTGLVPLVVRALDDEHWQIRLTAGQVLMRKGPPTRKVTEGLKRLLHDEDNGNGGSFSMALAQNEEMNLEAMSPVLVEALSVPLLHAAGLTQMLDMLLDKLRRLGPKAAAAVPTLTRLVDRQNSPLNDAGIIAAMDTLGAIGSAARDAVPALKAWTATPPTNPNRDWERIEKHAFKALEKIKHGDDK comes from the coding sequence ATGACCTGGGACGCGGCGATGTACGAGTTTGTCGCGCGAGGATTTGCCGCCACGCTGCCGCTGTTGGTCGTCTCGGCCGCGGTCGTAGCCGCCTCTCGGCAGCCCGTGCGGCGCGTGCGGCTGATTGAGTTGACGTTTCTTGCTTGCCTGGCCGCTCCGTGGCTGGGGTGGTTGCCGGTCGTGCCCCACTGGTCGGCCGCGGCGATCGCGCGACGACTGCCGGCACAAACGCCAGTTAGCCCGAACGTCACGACGGACCATCGAAACGCGGCCCGACACTCTGACCGTGAAGCACCGCGCGACGACGCCAAGCGACCGTCGTTTTCGCGTGCGCGAGCGCCGGCAGACGATTTGCGCGCGGCGAAACAACCACTGGCCGGCGCAACGCGCTCGCCGCAACCGCCCGTTGTGGCCTTCGACCTCCGCCGCTGGATTGTGATTGCGTACCTGGTCGGCGTGAGCGTCATGACCGCGTGGTGGTTGTTTGGCATGGTCGGGCTGCTGCGATTGTTGCGATCGGCCGAAACGGCCGGCGAGCGGTGCCGCAAGGAATTTGACGAGGTCGCGGGCAAAGCCGGTCCGCGGGTAAGGCTGCTGGTCGGCTCGCACATCGAACAGCCGTTCACTTTTACCTGGCATCGGGCAGTCATCGTGCTGCCACGGGAACTCTGTGACCGCGACGACCCGCGGCCGCTGCGTTGGGCCTTGGCGCACGAGTGGGCCCACGTCCGCCGGCACGACTCGCTTGGTTGGAGCCTGGCCGGGCTGGTGCGAATCGTCTTTTTCTATCAGCCGCTGGTGTGGTGGCTGCGTGGGCAGTTGCGTCTGGCGCAGGATTATGTGGCCGACGCGCAGGCGGCCGGCCAGACGCCAAGCCCGGAAGATTATGCGGAGTTTCTTACCACCTGGGTTGCCGCACATGGCGGCCGACCGCCCGCGGTCGGGCTGGGCATCGGCGGCCGAACGTCAGAACTTTATCGGAGGATCGTCATGCTTGTCGAACGCCGTCGTCCGCTGGAAACGCATTGTCCTCGCCGCTGGCGCTGGGCCGCCGTAGCCGGCGTGTTATCGATCGTCACCGCCGCCGCCACGCACGGCGAGCCGCCCAAACCGCCTGCGCAAAAGGCGCCGGAGTCGCCCTCGGCCGCGGCGAGCAAGACGGCGAAAGTCGCGCCCAAGAACCAAGAGCCGTCGCCCGACGCTTCGCCGCCACAACCCGACGCGGACACGCGCCGCTTGGTCGAGGCCGTGCTGGCGCGGGCCACGGCGATCAAAAGCGGAACGCTCGTTTTCACAGAGAGATTCGACGTTCCGGGCGGCGGCGCGAGCGACCCCGCGTCGCCCTTTGCGACCCCCGCACAGACGCCGGAGCCAATCTGGCAATGCAGTTTGTCCGGCGAGAGTTGGGCGATACGCATTCCGCCAAAGACCCAGATCGTCAACCACGACGGCCGGTACATGGATTTTGAGCAAGATCCTGACGCACGGGGGCTGAGGATTGATGACGGACCGCGGTTGACAATCGAGCCCGCCACCACATGGACGAAGAAGCAGTTTGACTTCCCCGTGTCCGTCGGCACGATCGCGACTGCGGCGGCCCGCGACTTCGTACGAGCGAACGCCGATCGCGTGCGCGCCAGCGGTGCGGCAAAAGTCGATGACGTCGACACGCGCATATTGGAATGGGAAGTCGGGCCAACCGACCTGCGGCCTTTTGATTTCGTCAACGACATGCTCAAAAGCGGCGGCACGCTTCGCTTGTATGTGGCGGACCAACTCGGCGCGGCCTTGCCGAGAATCGAGTACGTCGACCGGTTCGGAACGGTTCAAAGGTACTTTTCCGCCAGCGATTTCCGCGAGGTTGCGGACGGGATTCTCTTTCCCTTTCATTACAATGATTCGGGTGTCAAGTTCATCGACTTTGAGATGGTCGAGCGCGTCAACCAGAAACCGCACGACGAGTTCGTGATCGGGCCGGTCCCCTCGGGAACGCACGTACACGACACACGGCCCAAGAGCGGCGACGATGTCAACGCGAACGGCGAGCGGATCGTCGATCTCAGCCGCTATCCCTACCGGCAATTCACCACGGGCGCCGAGTATCCGAATGGCCTTCCCACGGCGCTGTTGAAAGAACTGGACCGCGATGTGATTGCACCCGCGGCCGAGGCCAATCAAGCAATCAAGCCGGGAGACGCGTCCGAATGGAATCCGCCGAAGAACCAATTGCTCTATGGCGGGAAGCGTTTCACCGATTGGGAGCAGCAGTTGCTCAACGACCTTGAGCCAAAGAGGCAGGTCGAAGCGATCACGGCCCTCCAAGCGTTCGGCATGAAGGGCTACGAGCACGAAGCCTTGACGGCCATTGCCCGGGCGCTAAAATCAGACGACTGGGAGGTCAAGGAATGCGCATTCGGCGCACTGTCCAAGATTGGTGTCGTTTCCGTGCCCGTGTTGCTCGACTCGCTAAAAAGTCCTGATCCGGCGATGCGCGTTCCTGCAGCGAAGGCCATCGGCGAAGTTGGTCCGGCGGCCGAATCGGCGATCGACGCGCTCAAGCAGGCCACCAGCGACAAAAATCGTGATGTTCGGAGCAACGCCGTGCGTGCGTTGGTGTTGGTTGGTGGCGCCAAGGAAGAACTCCGAACGCTCTTCGAGCGACTTGCCACCAGTGACGACTTCAGCCTTAGACTGTCTATCGTTTCGGCCCTGTCGGAAGGAAGCGGCCTTCCGACCGGACTGGTGCCGCTTGTCGTTCGAGCGCTCGATGACGAGCATTGGCAAATCCGGCTGACCGCCGGACAGGTGCTGATGCGCAAGGGACCCCCGACTCGCAAGGTGACCGAGGGCCTGAAGCGACTCCTCCACGACGAGGACAACGGCAATGGCGGAAGCTTTTCGATGGCCTTGGCGCAGAACGAGGAGATGAACCTCGAAGCGATGAGCCCCGTGCTTGTTGAGGCCTTGTCGGTTCCGCTGTTGCACGCCGCCGGACTTACGCAGATGCTGGACATGCTGCTCGACAAACTGCGGCGGCTGGGACCGAAAGCCGCCGCCGCCGTGCCCACGCTGACGCGACTAGTCGACCGCCAAAACTCTCCTCTGAACGACGCGGGAATCATAGCGGCCATGGATACCTTGGGCGCAATCGGCTCCGCCGCACGCGATGCCGTGCCGGCGCTGAAAGCCTGGACCGCGACTCCGCCCACGAACCCGAACCGCGATTGGGAACGCATCGAAAAGCATGCGTTCAAGGCGCTTGAGAAGATCAAACACGGCGACGACAAATAA
- a CDS encoding PadR family transcriptional regulator, which yields MRPATPKQNLLQGSLDLLILRTLVAGPHHGYSIAKHLHQVSEAFLQVEEGSLYPALHRLEHRGWVESQWGPSEANRRAKFYRLTALGRKQLQKETVAWRKMSEAIERVLNYRPAEA from the coding sequence ATGCGACCCGCCACGCCGAAACAAAACCTGCTGCAAGGGAGCCTCGATCTGCTCATCTTGCGGACGCTCGTGGCGGGGCCGCATCACGGCTATTCCATCGCCAAACACCTGCACCAGGTGAGCGAAGCCTTCTTGCAGGTCGAGGAAGGCTCGCTCTATCCGGCGCTGCACCGCTTGGAGCATCGCGGCTGGGTCGAGTCGCAGTGGGGGCCGTCGGAAGCCAATCGCCGCGCCAAGTTCTACCGGCTCACCGCGCTTGGCCGCAAGCAGCTTCAGAAAGAGACGGTCGCCTGGCGAAAAATGAGCGAGGCCATCGAGCGCGTTTTGAATTATCGTCCCGCGGAGGCTTGA
- a CDS encoding BatA domain-containing protein: MGLLTPLYLAGLAALSLPLVLHLIRRTPRGRQAFSSLMFLTASPPRLTRRSRLDHLLLLVLRLTALALLAMAFARPFLRQAAMLPLDNQTGRRVAILLDSSASMRRGDLWQQAVGKVEGVLKELGPKDDVALSHFDDRLHRLIDFVEDASGPTAGKADLVRQRLRALGPSWRSTDLGKAMTELAGELDAASDERPIASETQLVLITDLARGSRTDALQAYRWPDNLPVVVHVLACKQPTNAAVQLLADDEQAASAEPRVRVSNSPDSTRDQFFIGWQRPADRVAGDGPLASYVPAGQSRVIRLPRPDDMATDRIVLRGDDAEFDNTYYVVPPVAQQVKVAWIGDEAAEDTASLRYYFDLAVADDPLRKVDVETHKADEPRQFDAAGRPALIVATSAVPAHAAEALKAFVNGGGTLLVVLKDAASASSLKALLDDVELVEKETLVDSDGTRSMPATLRQYALLGEMDFTHPLFAAFANPRYSDFTKIHFWRHRAVSIAEPAATRVVARFDNGDAAILERAMGAGRVVACTSGWQPDESQLALSSKFVPLVQALLDLACGGPARTASLMVGQAVPLPARTASQAVSIEKPDGTRAAVAADVTQFDGADQPGIYRLRVGDGDDLFAVNLAAAESNTAPMELERLEQLGVRFASQLTRAQRAEQLRQQRDTELEGRQQLWRWLIVGAIGLLILETWLAGRAGRKLEARTMAPPAPMPFSAIRRL, translated from the coding sequence ATGGGCTTGCTGACGCCGCTTTATCTGGCCGGGCTGGCGGCACTTTCGCTGCCGCTGGTGTTGCACCTGATTCGCCGCACGCCGCGCGGCCGGCAGGCGTTCAGTTCGCTGATGTTTCTCACAGCGTCGCCGCCGCGGCTGACGCGCCGCAGCCGGCTCGATCATCTGTTGCTGCTGGTCTTGCGGCTGACCGCGCTGGCGCTGTTGGCGATGGCGTTTGCCCGGCCCTTCTTGCGCCAAGCGGCGATGCTGCCCCTCGACAACCAAACCGGCCGGCGCGTGGCGATCTTGCTCGACAGCAGTGCCAGCATGCGGCGCGGCGACCTGTGGCAACAGGCGGTGGGCAAGGTCGAGGGAGTACTCAAGGAGCTTGGGCCGAAAGACGACGTGGCGCTCTCGCATTTCGATGACCGCCTGCATCGACTGATCGACTTCGTCGAGGACGCCAGCGGGCCGACGGCGGGCAAAGCGGATCTCGTCCGACAGCGGTTGCGGGCGCTCGGTCCCTCCTGGCGTTCGACCGATCTTGGCAAGGCGATGACCGAGTTGGCCGGCGAACTTGACGCGGCCTCCGACGAGCGGCCGATTGCCTCGGAAACACAGCTCGTGCTGATTACCGATCTGGCGCGCGGCTCGCGCACCGACGCGCTGCAAGCCTATCGTTGGCCCGACAACTTGCCGGTGGTGGTCCACGTGCTCGCTTGCAAGCAGCCCACCAATGCGGCCGTGCAGTTGCTCGCCGACGACGAGCAAGCGGCGTCGGCCGAGCCGCGCGTGCGCGTGAGCAACTCGCCCGACTCGACGCGCGACCAGTTCTTCATCGGCTGGCAGCGGCCGGCGGACCGCGTTGCCGGCGACGGACCGCTGGCCAGCTACGTTCCAGCCGGTCAGAGCCGCGTGATTCGTTTGCCGCGGCCCGACGATATGGCGACCGACCGCATCGTGCTGCGGGGAGACGACGCGGAGTTCGATAACACGTATTACGTCGTGCCGCCCGTGGCCCAGCAGGTCAAGGTTGCCTGGATCGGCGACGAGGCCGCGGAGGACACCGCCTCGCTGCGCTACTATTTCGATCTGGCCGTGGCCGACGATCCGCTGCGCAAAGTCGATGTGGAAACACACAAGGCGGACGAGCCGAGACAGTTTGACGCGGCCGGCCGTCCCGCCTTGATTGTGGCAACGTCGGCGGTGCCGGCTCATGCGGCCGAGGCTCTCAAGGCGTTTGTAAATGGCGGAGGCACGCTGCTGGTGGTGCTGAAGGACGCGGCGAGCGCGTCGTCGCTGAAGGCACTTTTGGACGATGTGGAACTCGTGGAAAAAGAGACACTCGTAGACAGCGACGGCACACGGAGTATGCCTGCTACATTGCGGCAATACGCGCTGCTGGGTGAGATGGATTTCACGCACCCGCTGTTTGCCGCCTTCGCGAATCCGCGGTACAGCGATTTCACCAAGATCCACTTCTGGCGACATCGGGCAGTATCGATCGCAGAGCCGGCCGCGACGCGCGTCGTGGCGCGGTTCGACAACGGCGACGCCGCCATTCTGGAACGGGCAATGGGTGCCGGCCGGGTCGTGGCGTGTACCAGCGGCTGGCAGCCCGACGAAAGCCAGCTCGCCCTGTCCAGCAAGTTCGTGCCCTTGGTCCAGGCCCTGCTCGACCTGGCATGTGGCGGCCCCGCCCGCACGGCCAGTTTAATGGTCGGCCAGGCCGTTCCGCTGCCTGCTCGCACGGCGTCGCAAGCCGTCAGCATCGAGAAGCCCGACGGTACGCGGGCCGCCGTGGCCGCCGATGTGACTCAATTCGACGGCGCCGATCAGCCGGGCATTTATCGCCTGCGCGTCGGCGACGGCGACGATCTTTTCGCCGTCAACCTGGCGGCGGCAGAAAGCAACACGGCGCCGATGGAGCTGGAGCGGCTGGAGCAGTTGGGCGTCCGTTTTGCCAGCCAGCTTACCCGCGCTCAACGTGCCGAGCAGTTGCGGCAGCAGCGCGACACCGAACTGGAGGGTCGCCAGCAGCTTTGGCGGTGGTTGATCGTCGGAGCGATTGGACTGTTGATCCTGGAAACGTGGCTGGCGGGACGGGCAGGGCGGAAACTTGAGGCCCGGACGATGGCGCCGCCGGCACCTATGCCATTTTCCGCAATACGTCGGCTTTGA
- a CDS encoding DUF58 domain-containing protein — MRTSRSKFRQVTYGRPALREAAPGASFIDPAALMRIKNLQLRAKVVVEGFFSGLHRSPYHGFSVEFSEYRQYTDGDDLRYLDWRLFARSDRYYIKRFEDETNLRCYLLVDLSRSMGFGSLAYSKADYAKTVAATFAYFLSVQRDAVGLVTFDERIQDYLPARFRPGHLHRVMLALERALAGAATDLAAPLEQIAKTASKRGLVVLLSDLLAPIETLEKQLGYLRSRGHEVVVMRVLDPAETDFRFDESAIFHDLESGRQLYVDPQTVRQRYLERFSQHAEAVSRTCSRLGIDFYPLATDRPLELALFDFLNSRLRRGRQTVRRRRPVKR, encoded by the coding sequence ATGCGAACCAGCCGGTCCAAGTTCCGACAGGTCACATACGGCCGCCCCGCTCTGCGGGAAGCGGCGCCGGGCGCCTCGTTCATCGACCCGGCGGCGTTGATGCGGATCAAGAACCTGCAGCTTCGGGCCAAGGTGGTCGTCGAAGGCTTCTTTAGCGGCCTGCATCGCAGCCCCTATCACGGCTTTTCGGTCGAGTTCAGCGAGTATCGGCAATATACCGACGGCGACGACCTGCGTTATCTCGATTGGCGGCTGTTTGCCCGTAGCGACCGCTATTACATCAAGCGATTCGAAGACGAAACCAATCTTCGCTGCTACCTGCTGGTCGACCTGAGCCGCTCGATGGGTTTTGGCTCGCTGGCCTACAGCAAGGCCGATTATGCCAAAACGGTCGCCGCCACGTTCGCGTATTTCCTGTCGGTGCAGCGTGACGCGGTCGGGCTGGTGACGTTCGACGAGCGGATTCAGGACTATCTGCCTGCCCGCTTCCGGCCCGGTCATTTGCACCGCGTGATGCTCGCCTTGGAACGCGCCTTGGCCGGCGCCGCCACCGATCTGGCGGCGCCGCTGGAGCAGATCGCCAAGACGGCCTCCAAACGCGGCCTGGTCGTGCTGTTGTCCGATCTGCTGGCTCCGATCGAAACGCTGGAAAAGCAGTTGGGCTATCTCCGCTCTCGCGGGCACGAAGTCGTGGTGATGCGCGTGCTCGATCCGGCCGAGACCGATTTCCGCTTCGACGAGTCGGCCATCTTCCACGACCTGGAGTCGGGCCGGCAGCTTTACGTCGATCCGCAGACGGTCCGCCAGCGTTACCTGGAGCGGTTCAGCCAGCACGCCGAGGCGGTCAGCCGAACTTGCAGCCGATTAGGCATCGATTTTTATCCGCTGGCCACCGATCGCCCGTTGGAGCTGGCGCTGTTCGATTTTTTGAACTCCCGTTTGCGCCGCGGCCGGCAGACGGTGCGGCGCCGGCGGCCCGTAAAACGATGA
- a CDS encoding type II toxin-antitoxin system RelE/ParE family toxin, whose amino-acid sequence MEFKIVWTAPALEQLRDACTYISQANPSAAESVGDEIIRHVEVLAKFPFIGPVYSRGGGGRVREILCGSYRVFYEITEQQRVVEILSVWHAARGSPPLEE is encoded by the coding sequence ATGGAGTTCAAAATAGTTTGGACCGCGCCGGCGCTGGAACAGCTCCGTGATGCTTGCACGTACATCTCCCAGGCAAATCCATCTGCTGCGGAAAGCGTTGGTGATGAGATTATCAGGCATGTCGAGGTTCTCGCCAAGTTTCCATTCATTGGTCCGGTCTATTCACGTGGCGGAGGCGGTCGCGTTCGCGAGATTCTCTGTGGGAGTTATCGCGTCTTCTATGAAATCACGGAGCAGCAGAGAGTCGTTGAAATCCTTTCGGTATGGCATGCCGCAAGAGGCTCGCCGCCTCTTGAAGAGTGA
- a CDS encoding tetratricopeptide repeat protein — MVNRIQILEKWGVERGQMLRVWLPAACAVAMAAAMFWSLSRRPDVNFLTDRPPAHWIVYRAVPDLAAQPDGPRRTVFHRQFSVAKLPAASRLTVQALNEFAVTVNGVEVAKSDASQSWKTPQTTVVGGDLLQVGENELEVTVTCQRGPPALCLALDVGSEIIASDDRWQASLLGAMVQPARLAAAVPAFGKGTAPAGAERPIDSLVRTWPRFLIFGVLAAVAVGLGQRYGERMMGTRVSANSEWLVLAAIALTWLALLIWNARSLTFLLGFDSPFHLEYVEHIQHKGTLPTGVEGAEMWQPPLYYLSVSLLTSLAGAAANSELGILVERAFAYVVSLTQLLLLAGCLRRLFPGPSGPRSVGLLFAGCLPVQLYMMHYNSNDVLAAALSTAALYTAIAVIQLPRARISPAMVLGVCLGTAVLTKLTTWPVVLVIMLVLVWQLAAERRAAREWIVRLGVPVCVCLFVCGWYFLRNYRNFGRPLPPDQAGWTYGQDPGYAMLPQFVRFGQSLAEPFYSAFAGLPDGIYSTLWGDGDWGGKILLETRPPWNYDLMAGNYLLAIVPTLLLFVGSGSLVWQVLRRWQPEKLLLLGAGVASFCGLAYFYLLHPMYGAIKAHYALPSIASLCVLTAEGYVVLSGKSPARQAAIATALGAWGLAALASFSVGPSSPQTNVWVARQFTLQGNLDQAWAKIKKAIRQRPDDLRLRLMEGRVLAWGQRYEEARGAMAAVVQTDPTNVEAQVWLAEVLIALGRDEESVPLLENSLRLAPDYGDAYRQLALLNLRQSHVETAREVALAGLRVAPHDPLLHLVLGEAFAQLGEQERAIEHYRIAVEFNPQYTPALGVLASIYATHPEARYRNAQQAVELARRASQLTEHEDPLVEDTLAAAYAEAGDFAAAEQTLRAAIERMTPDEAGALRERLADHLDRIKSRKPLRDYPYQPKQQAGSGPLE, encoded by the coding sequence ATGGTCAATCGAATCCAAATTCTGGAAAAATGGGGCGTCGAGCGGGGCCAAATGTTGCGTGTCTGGTTGCCGGCGGCGTGCGCCGTGGCGATGGCCGCCGCGATGTTCTGGTCTCTCAGCCGGCGGCCGGACGTGAATTTCCTGACGGACCGTCCGCCCGCCCACTGGATCGTCTATCGTGCCGTACCGGATCTGGCCGCACAGCCCGACGGACCACGACGCACGGTGTTTCACCGCCAATTCTCGGTCGCCAAACTGCCGGCCGCGTCTCGACTGACCGTGCAGGCGTTGAATGAATTTGCCGTCACCGTCAATGGCGTTGAAGTGGCCAAGTCGGACGCCTCACAATCATGGAAGACGCCCCAAACCACGGTCGTTGGCGGCGATCTGCTGCAAGTCGGCGAAAACGAGTTAGAGGTCACCGTAACTTGCCAGCGCGGGCCACCGGCGCTCTGCCTGGCGCTCGACGTGGGCTCGGAGATCATTGCCTCCGACGATCGCTGGCAGGCGTCGCTGCTGGGCGCCATGGTCCAGCCGGCCCGGTTGGCGGCTGCCGTGCCCGCGTTTGGCAAGGGCACGGCACCGGCCGGCGCGGAGCGGCCGATCGACTCGTTGGTTCGCACCTGGCCCAGGTTCCTTATTTTCGGCGTGCTGGCGGCCGTGGCCGTCGGGCTGGGGCAGCGGTATGGCGAGCGGATGATGGGGACACGCGTCTCGGCGAACAGCGAGTGGCTCGTCTTGGCGGCGATTGCCCTGACGTGGCTTGCTCTGCTGATTTGGAATGCGAGATCGTTAACGTTCCTGCTCGGCTTCGACAGCCCCTTCCATCTCGAGTACGTCGAGCACATCCAGCACAAGGGGACGCTTCCCACCGGCGTCGAAGGCGCCGAAATGTGGCAACCGCCCCTCTATTACCTGAGTGTCTCACTACTGACCTCGCTCGCCGGGGCGGCGGCCAACAGCGAACTGGGCATCCTTGTCGAGCGAGCGTTCGCCTACGTCGTGTCTTTGACCCAACTTCTCCTGCTGGCGGGCTGCTTGCGGCGTCTCTTTCCCGGCCCGTCCGGGCCCCGCTCCGTCGGACTGCTGTTTGCCGGCTGCCTGCCCGTGCAGCTTTACATGATGCACTACAATTCCAACGACGTCTTGGCGGCAGCTCTCTCGACGGCCGCGCTCTACACAGCTATCGCGGTGATCCAACTGCCGCGAGCGCGAATCAGCCCGGCGATGGTTCTAGGAGTCTGCCTGGGGACGGCGGTCCTCACCAAGCTCACCACGTGGCCCGTCGTGCTGGTGATCATGCTGGTGCTCGTCTGGCAGCTTGCCGCCGAGCGCCGGGCAGCGCGCGAATGGATCGTGCGACTCGGCGTGCCTGTTTGCGTGTGCCTCTTCGTTTGCGGCTGGTACTTCCTGCGCAATTACCGGAACTTCGGCCGGCCGCTGCCTCCCGATCAGGCCGGCTGGACTTATGGGCAAGATCCCGGCTACGCGATGTTGCCGCAATTCGTTCGCTTCGGGCAGTCGCTGGCCGAACCGTTCTATAGCGCGTTTGCGGGACTGCCCGACGGAATCTACTCCACGCTGTGGGGCGACGGGGATTGGGGCGGCAAGATTCTGCTGGAGACGCGGCCGCCGTGGAACTACGATCTGATGGCGGGCAACTATCTTCTGGCGATCGTGCCGACGCTTCTGCTGTTTGTGGGAAGCGGCTCGCTCGTGTGGCAGGTGTTGCGGCGTTGGCAACCTGAAAAACTACTGCTGCTAGGAGCCGGCGTGGCCTCGTTTTGCGGTCTCGCCTACTTCTATCTTCTTCATCCGATGTATGGCGCCATCAAGGCGCATTATGCGCTGCCCAGCATCGCCTCGCTCTGCGTGTTGACGGCGGAGGGTTACGTTGTCTTGTCCGGCAAAAGTCCGGCGCGGCAAGCGGCGATCGCAACGGCGCTCGGTGCCTGGGGGCTGGCGGCGTTGGCGAGCTTTTCCGTCGGTCCGTCGTCGCCGCAAACGAACGTCTGGGTTGCCCGGCAGTTCACGTTGCAAGGAAACCTGGACCAGGCCTGGGCAAAGATCAAGAAAGCAATTCGCCAGCGCCCCGACGACCTCCGCTTGCGCCTGATGGAGGGCCGGGTCTTGGCGTGGGGTCAGCGGTATGAGGAAGCGCGCGGCGCGATGGCCGCCGTCGTTCAAACGGATCCGACGAACGTCGAGGCACAGGTCTGGTTGGCCGAGGTGCTGATCGCGCTCGGCCGGGACGAAGAGTCGGTTCCCTTATTGGAAAACTCGCTCCGCCTTGCCCCGGACTACGGCGACGCCTACCGCCAACTCGCCTTGCTGAACCTGAGGCAAAGCCATGTTGAAACGGCCCGCGAAGTCGCACTCGCCGGGCTGCGCGTGGCGCCGCACGATCCGCTCCTGCACTTGGTTCTGGGCGAGGCTTTTGCGCAACTTGGCGAACAAGAGCGGGCCATCGAGCATTACCGAATCGCCGTCGAATTCAATCCGCAGTACACGCCGGCCTTGGGCGTCTTGGCCTCGATCTACGCGACGCATCCGGAGGCGCGCTATCGCAATGCGCAACAAGCCGTCGAGTTGGCGCGTCGCGCCTCGCAACTGACGGAGCACGAGGATCCGCTGGTCGAAGATACTCTGGCCGCGGCGTATGCCGAAGCCGGCGACTTTGCCGCAGCCGAGCAAACGCTCCGGGCGGCAATCGAGCGCATGACGCCGGACGAGGCCGGGGCGCTGCGCGAGCGGCTGGCCGACCATCTCGATCGGATCAAGTCGCGAAAACCGTTGCGGGATTACCCCTACCAACCCAAGCAGCAGGCCGGTTCGGGGCCGCTGGAATAA